A genomic window from Gambusia affinis linkage group LG16, SWU_Gaff_1.0, whole genome shotgun sequence includes:
- the rpia gene encoding ribose-5-phosphate isomerase isoform X1 has product MTLQRWVFLRKLTAAAAASSSSSPPFSPPASLTHVLRFSQSAAVNMAEEAKKLAAYSAVDNNVQNNQVVGVGSGSTIVYAVDRLAERVRQEKLNIVCVPTSFQARQLILQHGLVLSDLERHPELDVAIDGADEVDAELTLIKGGGGCLTQEKIVAGNSKCFVVIADYRKDSRALGEQWKKGVPIEVIPMAYVPVSRVIAKRFGGEVNLRMAVSKAKEQSQGGDIRSEDSSRDDDDDDVDDDDEGSSEVRADYDQAGFRTGSLQKVQNYSHSQSRIFLLELAKTAYCLIFHLTNIGYWKH; this is encoded by the exons ATGACACTCCAGAGGTGGGTGTTCCTCCGTAAgctcacagctgctgctgctgcttcttcgtCTTCTTCTCCTCCCTTCTCTCCTCCAGCCTCCCTGACACACGTGCTCAGGTTCAGTCAGTCTGCAGCCGTCAACATGGCAGAAGAGGCGAAGAAACTAGCGGCGTACTCTGCCGTGGACAACAACGTCCAG AACAATCAGGTGGTGGGAGTGGGTAGTGGGTCGACCATCGTGTATGCTGTGGACCGGTTAG CTGAGAGAGTTCGACAGGAAAAGCTCAACATCGTGTGTGTGCCCACCTCCTTCCAG GCTCGGCAGCTGATTCTGCAGCACGGCCTGGTGCTGTCGGACCTGGAAAGACACCCAGAG CTGGACGTGGCGATCGACGGCGCAGACGAAGTGGACGCCGAGCTCACCCTGATAAAAGGCGGCGG CGGCTGCCTCACTCAGGAGAAGATTGTCGCCGGCAACTCCAAATGTTTCGTCGTCATTGCTGACTACAG AAAGGATTCCAGAGCTCTGGGGGAGCAGTGGAAGAAGGGTGTTCCCATCGAGGTCATCCCCATGGCGTACGTTCCCGTCTCCAGGGTGATAGCTAAGCGCTTCGGAGGGGAGGTCAATTTAAGGATGGCGGTCAGCAAAGCA AAAGAGCAAAGTCAGGGAGGAGACATTAGATCAGAGGACAGCAGCAgggacgatgatgatgatgatgttgatgatgatgatgaagggtCTTCTGAGGTAAGGGCAGATTATGACCAGGCAGGTTTCAGGACAGGAAGCTTGCAGAAAGTTCAGAATTACTCTCATTCACAGtccagaatatttttattagagcTGGCAAAGACAGCATATTGTCTAATTTTCCATTTAACGAATATTGGATATTGGAAACATTAG
- the rpia gene encoding ribose-5-phosphate isomerase isoform X3: MAEEAKKLAAYSAVDNNVQNNQVVGVGSGSTIVYAVDRLAERVRQEKLNIVCVPTSFQARQLILQHGLVLSDLERHPELDVAIDGADEVDAELTLIKGGGGCLTQEKIVAGNSKCFVVIADYRKDSRALGEQWKKGVPIEVIPMAYVPVSRVIAKRFGGEVNLRMAVSKAKEQSQGGDIRSEDSSRDDDDDDVDDDDEGSSEVRADYDQAGFRTGSLQKVQNYSHSQSRIFLLELAKTAYCLIFHLTNIGYWKH, from the exons ATGGCAGAAGAGGCGAAGAAACTAGCGGCGTACTCTGCCGTGGACAACAACGTCCAG AACAATCAGGTGGTGGGAGTGGGTAGTGGGTCGACCATCGTGTATGCTGTGGACCGGTTAG CTGAGAGAGTTCGACAGGAAAAGCTCAACATCGTGTGTGTGCCCACCTCCTTCCAG GCTCGGCAGCTGATTCTGCAGCACGGCCTGGTGCTGTCGGACCTGGAAAGACACCCAGAG CTGGACGTGGCGATCGACGGCGCAGACGAAGTGGACGCCGAGCTCACCCTGATAAAAGGCGGCGG CGGCTGCCTCACTCAGGAGAAGATTGTCGCCGGCAACTCCAAATGTTTCGTCGTCATTGCTGACTACAG AAAGGATTCCAGAGCTCTGGGGGAGCAGTGGAAGAAGGGTGTTCCCATCGAGGTCATCCCCATGGCGTACGTTCCCGTCTCCAGGGTGATAGCTAAGCGCTTCGGAGGGGAGGTCAATTTAAGGATGGCGGTCAGCAAAGCA AAAGAGCAAAGTCAGGGAGGAGACATTAGATCAGAGGACAGCAGCAgggacgatgatgatgatgatgttgatgatgatgatgaagggtCTTCTGAGGTAAGGGCAGATTATGACCAGGCAGGTTTCAGGACAGGAAGCTTGCAGAAAGTTCAGAATTACTCTCATTCACAGtccagaatatttttattagagcTGGCAAAGACAGCATATTGTCTAATTTTCCATTTAACGAATATTGGATATTGGAAACATTAG